In Rariglobus hedericola, the following proteins share a genomic window:
- a CDS encoding DNA cytosine methyltransferase, which produces MKKRDDLKKHNVQAIDLFCGAGGLTCGLKKAGIKVRLGVDVDPVCKYPYEYNNNAKCLLKDVREIKSSELSAHFKEGQSIRLIAGCAPCQTFSTYNQKASETDSRWWLLREFKRVVEEIGPELVTMENVPGLAEHDVFEEFLDFLRNAKYEVSSQVVRCEDYGIPQQRERLVVLASRLGPISLLPPAHFRKRTQTVRDALETLPALAAGAIDEFDPIHQTSELSPLNLKRIRASSPGGTWRDWPKKLVAKCHKKKSGKTYPSVYGRMSWDKASPTITTQFFGFGNGRFGHPEQDRAISLREGAILQSFPPTYRFTPPNKPIHMKNIGRLVGNAVPVRLGEVIGRSFLHHLNQVEANTLASKA; this is translated from the coding sequence ATGAAGAAGCGAGACGACCTCAAAAAGCATAACGTTCAGGCAATTGATCTTTTTTGCGGAGCGGGTGGCCTCACCTGCGGACTAAAAAAAGCCGGTATCAAGGTTCGGCTTGGAGTGGATGTGGATCCTGTCTGCAAATATCCTTACGAATATAATAACAACGCGAAGTGCCTCCTGAAGGATGTGCGGGAGATCAAGTCGAGCGAGCTATCCGCGCATTTTAAGGAGGGGCAGTCCATTCGACTAATCGCAGGTTGCGCGCCGTGCCAAACTTTCTCCACCTACAATCAAAAGGCATCCGAGACGGATAGCCGCTGGTGGCTTCTGCGCGAGTTCAAGCGGGTCGTTGAGGAAATCGGACCGGAGTTGGTCACCATGGAAAACGTTCCCGGGCTCGCGGAGCACGATGTTTTCGAAGAGTTCTTGGACTTTCTCCGTAATGCAAAATACGAAGTTTCAAGCCAAGTAGTTCGTTGTGAGGATTACGGTATTCCTCAGCAACGTGAGCGTCTAGTCGTGTTGGCTTCACGGTTGGGGCCGATCTCACTTCTGCCTCCGGCACACTTTCGTAAGAGAACCCAAACTGTGCGTGATGCATTGGAGACCCTGCCGGCGCTAGCGGCTGGTGCGATTGATGAGTTTGATCCGATTCATCAAACCTCGGAGCTTTCTCCGCTAAACCTAAAGCGCATTCGCGCCTCCAGCCCTGGCGGCACTTGGAGGGATTGGCCAAAAAAACTCGTGGCCAAGTGTCACAAAAAGAAAAGCGGTAAGACTTATCCCAGCGTTTATGGGCGTATGTCTTGGGACAAGGCCTCGCCTACAATCACCACTCAGTTTTTCGGGTTTGGTAATGGGCGATTTGGTCATCCAGAGCAAGACCGAGCAATTTCTTTACGGGAGGGGGCGATCCTGCAGAGCTTCCCTCCGACCTATCGCTTCACTCCTCCCAATAAACCAATTCATATGAAAAATATTGGGCGTTTGGTTGGAAATGCCGTGCCGGTGCGCTTGGGCGAAGTAATAGGGCGCTCTTTTCTGCACCACCTCAACCAAGTAGAGGCGAACACGCTCGCTTCCAAAGCGTAA